The DNA window acactgatgaaagaaattaaagatgataccaacagatggagagatataccatgttcttggattggaagaatcaatattgtgaaaatgactatactacccaaagcaatctacagattcaatgcaatctctatcaaattaccaatggcatattttacagaactagaacaaataatcttaaaatttgcatggagacacaaaagaccccgaatagccaaagcagtcttgagggaaaaaaacggagctggaggaaccacacatcctgacttcagactatactagaaagctacagtaatcaagacaatatggtactggcacaaaaacagaaacatagatcaatggaacaagatagaaagcccagagataaacccacgcacctctggtcaactaatctatgacaaaggaggcaaggatatgcaatggagaaaagacagtctcttcaataagtggtgctgggaaaactggacagctacatgtaaaaaatgaaattagaacaccccttaacaccatatacaaaaataaactcaaaatggattcgagacataagtgtaagactggacactataaaactcttagaggaaaacataggaagaatactctttgacataaatcacagcaagatcttttttgatccacctcctagagtaatggaaataaaaacaaaaatacacaaatgggacctaatgaaacttcaaagcttttgcacagcaaaggaaactataaacaagacaaaaagacaaccctcagaatgggagaaaatatttgcaaatgaatcaacagacaaaggattaatctccaaaatatataaacagctcatgcagctcaatattaaagaaacaaacacccaatccaaaaatgggcagaagacctaaatagacatttctccaaagaagacatacagatggccaagaagcacatgaaaagctgctcaacatcactaattattagggaaatgcaaatcaaaactacaatgaggtatcacctcacaccagttagaatgggcatcatcagaaaatctacaaacaacaaatgttggcgagggtgtggagaaaagggaaccctcttgcactgttggtgggaatgtaaatgatacaaccactatggagaacagtatggagagtccgtaaaaaactaaaaatagaattaccatatggcccagcaatcccactactgggcatatacccagagaaaaccataattcaaaaagacacatgcaccccaatgttcattgcagcactatttacaatagccaggtcatggaagcaacctaaatgcccatcaacagatgaatggataaagaagatgtggtacatatatacaatagaatattactcagccataaaaaggaacaaaattgagtcatttgttgagacgtggatggatctagagactgtcatacagagtgaagtaagtcagaaagagaaaaacaaatatcgtatattaatgcatatatgtggaacctagaaaaatggtacagatgaacctgtttgcagggcagaaattgagacacagatgtagagagcaaacacatggacaccaaggggggacagtggttgggggtggtggcgggtggtgggggggtgatgaattgggagattgggattgacatatatacactgatgtgtataaaattgatgactaataagaacctcctgtataaaaaaatgaataaaataaaattaaaaaaaaaagaaacgtgaATCAAAATAGATTTCACATATAGAACATATTGATGAGCATTCATTGAATCAGTTGAAATATAGAACTAAGCAAAAACAAGTATTAAGAATAATTATTTCAGGAGAGAACTTAAATGTTAAACCTTGACATTAAAAAcgttgcatatttgaaagttaccaAGAGAGTAAAAACAGTTctcatcccccccccaaaaaagtaacTATTTATGCTGACAgacgttaactagacttattgttgtaatcatttcacaatgtatacaaatatcagatcatgctgtgcacctgaaactaatgttatatgtcaattatacctcattttGTAAAGTGACATGGAAAATAAgggcaaagagaaaaattaagaatgttaATTTCTGCAGCTTTCATAGTAACAAATAAgcaatactgtatttttttttaagttttaaagacTGTTCTGGCCTCCtagtgttcctttttttaaaccataaaagaaatatttcaaaaaataaaatactctgtGGTAGAAAATCTTATGACTATTTCAATAACTTTCAGTTTcactttaggttttttttcctaaggtcaagtaaaattaaatctaaatatcTATCAAGTAGCTCCCGTAGTATGGTTTTCTTATTAAATTGTCTATATGTCAATTCTTAgatttgtatgtatataaagGATCACTGGAAAGATGGTCACCATTTAATGTTAATAATGGTAATTTCTGGTTGGATGGGAgggatttttatttccttggtaCTATGCTTTTTTCTGCTTCACTTGAATTCTTCATAATGAGATATATCATCCACAAAATGTCATAATTAAGGCTATTATGAGGTTTAGAAATAAGCCAAATTTTTTAAGGGAATGATGTCTTAAAAAGTGGTTTTCAAACAAGCTCTTACTGACCTTATAAAATAGAACAGTAATGGCAGGTAATAAAGTAGAAGCTGAATACTATGAGGATCACTCTTCCCTAAATGaaggtctactttttttttttttttaatggctaatgaaaaacaagaacttttaaaactttcttgcAACAAACTCAACTAAGAAGGTATTAAAAACACAGCACGTTTATTTAAACTGTTACTCTTCATAATGCATTGAATCTTATCACAGGTCAATATCTTCATTCTATTACCTTATTGGGTACATTCATTAGTGCTATATAAACcttcatataaaattaaagaattaaaagtacaGCTAAGAACACAGTCATGATCTGCATGAGAGGATTCACCATGCACCCTAGTCCCTAATgtggttatttttctgtttcctgggcCTCTTGAGCTTAGACTTGTTttcatttcagagaaaataaagtgGCTCTGCTGAGCTCTACCCCGCGAGGGCCCAGCCGCCGCTGCACTATCGGTGTGTGTTGACCCAGTGGTACCTGTCCACTCGGTGCCCAGCAGCAGGCCTGTGACCCTTAGGGATCTTATGCAATGCATGATAAACATTTCCTAGGAGGCCCATTCGGCCATCACCCATATTCTTTTTGCGGGGGATATGGAACCAAGATTGAAAGGGCTGTTTCAAGTTTTCaacctggggagaaaaaaagaagaaaaagggagcaTGATGATTTTCTGTAAACTAATAAGCCACTTCTAAGGATTAAATATAAACCCATAACTCACAGGTTCAACCTTTCAAAAGCAtaggaaatacaaatgaatagAAATCAAAGTAGATCATTATCTTTGGAAAGTTGAGTTGCATTGGAGAGTATGAAGTAAGTCACTTCAtatcttttaacaaaattcttTAGTCCaaccaagaattttaaaaacaaaaaatttaaaaatttattcaaattagTATATATTCCTGTGTTCTCTCCTACCTGATCCCCACCTCGCTCAACCCAAAACTATCTAATCACAATCTCTGGGGTTGAGGTCTAGAAACACCCATCTTAAACATCTCAGATGACCAATATAAATGTTTTGCAGACCACACTTTCAAAGGACATTGTTCTAAAAGAATATAGCTGACTACAGATCTGATCCTTAGATTAAGAAGATCTCTCTAagcataaaaatagaattaagggCAAACATTTTACTACataattttaaactttacatATAGAACTAAATATGAACTACATATATAGTTTAGAAAACTAAACAAGCTAGGGGAAAAAAGTTTGCCAGTAATATGACAAGGGGTTAAAATATTTCTAACCTTTGAAAAGCCTTTAATAACACAGTAGGACCTCAAATGATAAATGGGTGAAGGAGAAAAAATTCATAAGACAGTAAGTACCTACAACATTTAGGTACAtggagtttttgttttaatgtttaatttaattaataaaaatgatatttttcaatGAGAATACCCAATTTTAGGGAAAATGATAAACACTTTCACATAGAGCTGGTAAGACTACAAACAAAGACATCTTTCTAGAAGGTACTTTGTCCTGTGGTAAGAACTCATAAAATATCCATACCCAATGACCCAGTAATTACATGTCTGAGAATCAGATCTCTAGAAATAACTTAGAATTCTGACATCTCtgtaaaaattagtttttttaatatcacaACAATGTGAAAACAACCTAGATGTCTTCCAATAATACATTAGCTAAATAAATTATAAGGGaagcaaatgatttaaaatgtaaaatatttaaattgttttaacgTGTCAATACATAAgtgattaagaaaacaaatttacatacatacaaatgGTCAGAGATTCTCCCTAAATCAGTGAGCACTCAGCCAAGTAGAGGGtataagagagaaggaagaaaaaaagacagaaaaggtttTGCCAGAGTattattattgtgattttaatctttataatctttccatattttccaattatttgtttctttgcttttacaGTGAGCATACTCTTTTTAGAAttagagtagaaaaaaaaatgtacagagaagaaatggagaacaCTTTACCTGATAAATACTCTTTGGATTGCTGACTTTAGGAATTATCTGAGGTTCTTTGTTACAGCTTTCTTCATCAGAGGAAGTGCCAGAGGAGTAGTCTAACGTGGCTCTATTAACAGCATCACTGATTTGTTGGGATAATTCCCATTCCTCCCATCTGTCTTTGAAAGAagcaattgtaaatggatgaTTTTTCTCACCATACCTaagtaggaaaggaaaataaagcattcTTTAGGGATTCAAATTCTCACAGGTTTTATCTCTAATCTTTTCTGGAAACAACTCAGTAATTTACAAGaagagttactttaaaaaaaagaaaacaaattctgaGAGCTTGGCCAAGATAGTGGAGTAGGAAGACACTGAGCCTacctcctctcatgggcacaccaagATTACAACTATTTAGAGAGCAAGTATTGATGAGAGACCGGaatctagcagaaaagatcttctacaactaaagttatagagaaggaaccacaatgagaccaGTAAGAGGGGCAGAGTCATGGTATAGGTCAGACCCATACCCCTGGGTGGGCAACACACAAGTGGGGGGCTAATTACAGTTGTAGAGGTTCTCCCGAAGAAGCAatgggtctgagccccacatggagctttccagaccagggatcctgtatcaggaagatgagcccccagaatgcttggctttgaaggccagtggggctgacTTTAGGAAAgtcagagggctgtgggaaatagagatgCCACTCGTAAAGGGCCCACACAAAatctccaggacccagggcagaagcagtaatttgaaaggagcctgggtcagacccaccagctgatcttggagagcctcctggagaggcagggggcaACTTGAGCTcatcctggggacacagacactggcagcaaccattttggggagcttgttctaccacgTAGACATTCGTGCTGGCAAGCGCCATTTTgaaatcctccctctagcttattagcaccaGGACCCAGACCCGCCCATCAGCCCATCAGCCCATCAGCACCAGTGCTgagatgcctcaggccaagcaactagccaGGTGGGAAAACAGCCCCACCTACTAGCAGGCACATGGTCTTAAGACCCCCTGAACCCACAGCTGCCCCAGGaagcagcactgtccaacagaGGGCCCAGGGCCTGACCCCACACACTAGTGcaccagcactagccccaggacccacagggccctgcaggcagagaccccaggacccagctctgcctacCAGTGGGAAGTAATCGGCCCTAGGATGCCCTGGACCCTGCCCCCACCACCAATGAGCCAGCACTAGCCTAGGGAGGaacctcacccaccagtggaCATCCTCAAGACCCCTGGGCCCTGGCCTCACCCAcaagtgggcaggcaccagccccaggaccaccaTAACCCCACAGCCTGCCATGGCAAGACCCAGCCCACCCAGCAGCAGGCTAACATCAGCTCCAAGATCACCTAGGCCCAGGCCCCATCTACCAACAGGCCAACACTAGCTCTGAGACACCTTGGGTCCCTCAGCCAGCCATTCAGGGgtccagccccacctaccagcaAGCCAAAACAACCTTTGGGACACCCCAGACCCTGTAGCCAGCTATGTCAGGgagctgccccaccccccagcaggcCTACACCAGCTAACTCTAGGACCCAAAGGCCCTGCAGCCAGAAATCTCAGGACTCAGCCCTAGTGAGCCAATGAGCCAACACTAGCCCCAGCACCCTCTCAACCACAGCCTGACCCCCTggcaggccaacaccagctccaGGAAACCATGAACCCCCTCAGCCAGCCACATTGGGATCCAGCCCCATTCACCAATGGGCCAGCACCAACTCTGAGACACTCCAGAATGCACAACCAGTTGTAtcaggaaccaaccctgcccaccagcaggctgacactagAAATGGAAACCTCAGCCCCACAACCACCAAGGCcagaacccagctctgcccatcagtgagccagcactagccccggGACCCCCTTCCCCATGGTTCCGCAGTCAGCTGCCTCATGACCCAACCCCACAACCAGCAGCTGGCAGCCTCCatacaaggcagggcctggcaaccaatcAGATCAGGGACCAGCCCCACCTACTAGACCACCAACAGTAGTCAGTCCACCACAACAtaaggacccacacagcccacatagggggcacccctagagcatatagctctggtgaccggaggggagtgcactgctgggatgcacaggatgtctcctacaaaaggctACTTCTCCAAAGCCAGGAAATGTTATCAACCaaccagatacatagaaataaaaacaaattaggcaaaatgaggaaacagaggaacatgttccaaatgaaggaacaggataaaaccccagaagaagaattaAGTGGAGAaaggcaatctacccaataaagagttgaaggtaatgatcataaagatgaacaaagaacttgggagaagaatggagggaaatagtgagaagttaaacaaaaagtTAGAAGatagagaagaacaaagcagaacTGGAGATTACAGTAAATGAAGTGAAAATACAcgagaaggaatcaacagtagattagatgatacagaggaacagatcagtgagctggaagacagagtaataGAAGTCACTGAagctgaaacagaaaaaaagaataaaaagaaattagaatattttaagagATCTCTGGAACACCACCAAGCATgctaacattcgcattataggaatcctagaaggagaagagaaaaagggtcagagaatatatttgaagacataatagctgaaaacttccctacctggcagaggaaacagatatccaggtccaggaaacacagagagcctcaaacaggatcaacccaaggAGGACCACAGCAAgatacattgtaattaaaatggcaaaaattaaagataaagaaaagatattaaaagcaagggaaaagcaacaagttgcAATATAAGGGGACTccccataaagctatcagctgacttttcagcagaaactctgcaggtcagaagggtgTGTTGcagtatatttaaagtgatgaaatgaaaAACCTATAGTCAAGAATATTCTACTTGGCAAGGCTTACCCTCAGATTTGaaagagagatcaaaagttttacagataagcaaaagctaaaagagtccAGCatcaccaaagcagctttacaagaaatgttaaaaggggCTTtgctaagcaaaaaagaaaaaccacaactagaaacatgaaaattatgaaaggtaagctcattggtaaaggcaaaatatacaataaaggcAGTAAGATCAACCACATACAAAGCtaataggaaggttaaaagacaaaggtaGTAAAATTGCCTAGATCtgcaataagtagttaagggatacacaaaacaattagatggaAACTATGATGTcaaaaaacagtaatcatgaggggggaggagtaaaaatgcagggttgttaaaatgcatttgaaattaagagatcagcaacttaaataATCACATATgtagattgctatatataaacctcatggtaaccaaaaattaaaatccataatagatacacaaaaaacagaaagaaatttgaacataacactaaagatagtcatcaaataacaagggaagagagaaaagaagaaaggaacaaaataactacaaaaacaacaccaaaacaattaataaactGGCTATAAGTACATATCAATCAATAATTACGTTAAATGTAACTGGAATAAACgttctaatcaaaagacatagagtgagtgaagatacaaaaacaatactcatatatttgctgtctacaagaaactcacttcatatctaaagacacacatacactgaaagtgagaggacAGAAAAAGGTATACCatggaaataagaaatgaaaagaaagccagggtagcaatacttacaCCAGACAAAGTAGACtctaagacaaaatagactttaaaacaaaaactgtaacaagagacaaagaaggacattacataatgatcaagggatcaatccaagaagaaggtataacagttgtaaatatatatgtacccaacataggagcacctaaatatgtaaagTTAATATTAACAGAGATAAAGGGACAActtaacagtaacacaataatagtaggggactttaactccccacttatatcaatggacagatcatccagacagaaaatcaggaaggaaacactagccttaaatgacacagtagaccaaatggacctaacagataTCTacagggcattccatccaaaagcagcagaatacacattcttttcaagtgtacatggaacattctccaggacaaatCACGTGCTAGGCCACAAATCAATTCTCAGTACATTTAAGTAGACTAAAAtcatattgagcatcttttctgaccacaatgttgcAAAACTAGAAATCACTataagaaaactgcaaaaaaaaccccacaaacatgtaaaggctaaacaatataaactaaacaaccaatggatcattgaagaaatcaaagaggaaatcaaaaaatacctggagacaaatgaaaacaaaaacacaatgatctaaaaatctatgggatgcagcaaaagtagttctaagagggaagtttatagtgatacaagcctaccttggGAAACAAAAGTCTCAAACagactaaccttacacctaaagaaactagaagaagacaaataaagtccaaagttggtagaaggaaagaaattataaatatcagagcagaaatgaaatagagacaaaaaacaaacaaacaaaaaaagatcaatgaaactaagaggtggttcttgaaaagataaacaaaattgataaacctttagccagactcatcaagagaaaaagaagggcccaaatcaataaaatcagaaataaaaaagaagttacaaacaaaaaaaaaaatcacaagatatTACTATGAATAaccatatgcaaataaaatggacaacctagaagaaatggacaaattcctagaactgtacaatctcccaagactgaaccaggctgaaatagaaaacatgaacagaccaattatcagtaaagaaattgaattaataatggaaaaaaaaaaaaaactcccaacaaacaaaattccaggaccagacagctttacAGGTGAGTTCTagcaaacattcagagaagagtgaacacctatcctcctcaaactcttccaaaaaattgcagaggaaggaacacttccaaactcattctatgaggccacaacaccctgataccaaaaccagacaaagatatcacagaaaaaaattacaggtcagtattgttgatgaacatagatgcaaaaatcctcaaca is part of the Balaenoptera musculus isolate JJ_BM4_2016_0621 chromosome 8, mBalMus1.pri.v3, whole genome shotgun sequence genome and encodes:
- the BTG4 gene encoding protein BTG4, producing the protein MRDEIATTVFFVTRLAKKHDKLSKQQIEDFAEKLMMILFETYKSHWHADHPSKGQAFRCIRINNNQNKDPILERACAESNVDFSHLGLPKEMTIWVDPFEVCCRYGEKNHPFTIASFKDRWEEWELSQQISDAVNRATLDYSSGTSSDEESCNKEPQIIPKVSNPKSIYQVENLKQPFQSWFHIPRKKNMGDGRMGLLGNVYHALHKIPKGHRPAAGHRVDRYHWVNTHR